The following proteins come from a genomic window of Aequorivita marisscotiae:
- the hisA gene encoding 1-(5-phosphoribosyl)-5-[(5-phosphoribosylamino)methylideneamino]imidazole-4-carboxamide isomerase, producing MRIIPAIDIIDGKCVRLSKGDYSTKKVYNQNPLEVAKQFEAHGIKYLHLVDLDGAKSKHIVNHNILEEIASKTNLKIDFGGGLKTDEDLRIAFECGASQITGGSIAVKNPEIFKSWLDKFGSEKIILGADAKDEKVAISGWTEDSALELIPFIQNYVEHGIEYVICTDISKDGMLEGPSFDLYRKILKEITVSGRAQSRPTLKLFASGGISTFEELPKLAEIGCEGVIIGKAIYENRINLKQLENYILDN from the coding sequence ATGCGAATAATACCAGCAATAGACATAATAGACGGCAAATGTGTCCGTCTTTCAAAAGGAGACTACAGTACAAAAAAGGTCTACAACCAAAACCCTTTGGAGGTTGCAAAACAATTTGAGGCTCACGGAATAAAATATTTGCATTTGGTGGATTTAGACGGTGCAAAGAGCAAGCACATTGTAAACCACAATATTTTGGAAGAAATCGCTTCGAAAACAAATTTAAAAATTGATTTTGGCGGCGGACTAAAAACCGATGAAGATTTGCGCATTGCCTTTGAATGTGGTGCCAGCCAAATTACAGGTGGGAGTATTGCGGTGAAAAACCCTGAAATTTTCAAATCTTGGTTAGACAAATTCGGAAGCGAAAAAATAATTCTGGGTGCCGATGCCAAAGATGAAAAAGTGGCAATAAGTGGATGGACCGAGGATTCAGCTTTGGAATTGATACCATTTATTCAAAATTATGTTGAACATGGAATTGAATATGTTATCTGCACAGACATCAGTAAAGATGGGATGTTGGAAGGTCCTTCGTTTGATTTGTATCGTAAAATTTTAAAAGAAATTACAGTGTCAGGTCGAGCGCAGTCGAGACCTACCTTGAAGCTATTTGCCTCTGGTGGAATCTCAACATTTGAAGAACTTCCAAAACTCGCTGAAATTGGCTGTGAAGGAGTTATTATTGGAAAAGCCATTTATGAAAACAGAATTAATTTAAAACAATTGGAAAATTATATTTTGGACAACTAG
- the hisH gene encoding imidazole glycerol phosphate synthase subunit HisH: protein MKIVIINYGAGNIQSIKFALKRLGIRAILSNDEIEIRQADKVIFPGVGEASSAMLKLKEAGLDEVIPTLKQPVLGICLGMQLLCNSSEEGNTKGLGIFDVEVIKFPNSVKVPQIGWNQIQNLKSGLFKNISENEFMYLVHSFYAPLCKEAIATSEYGIQYSSALRKDNFYGVQFHPEKSSTAGEQILKNFLNLKSQY, encoded by the coding sequence ATGAAAATCGTAATAATTAATTACGGAGCCGGCAACATTCAAAGTATCAAATTTGCCTTGAAAAGATTAGGGATCAGGGCAATTTTGAGCAATGATGAAATTGAAATCCGCCAAGCAGATAAGGTGATTTTTCCCGGTGTAGGTGAGGCTAGTAGCGCGATGCTTAAATTGAAGGAGGCGGGTTTGGACGAAGTTATACCTACCTTGAAACAACCGGTTTTAGGGATATGTTTGGGAATGCAGTTGCTCTGCAATTCTTCGGAAGAAGGAAATACGAAGGGTTTGGGAATATTTGATGTAGAGGTAATAAAGTTTCCAAACAGTGTGAAAGTGCCACAAATAGGGTGGAACCAAATTCAAAACCTGAAATCAGGACTGTTTAAAAATATTTCAGAAAATGAGTTTATGTATTTGGTGCACAGTTTTTACGCGCCGCTTTGTAAAGAAGCAATTGCAACAAGCGAATACGGAATTCAGTATTCATCAGCTTTGCGGAAGGATAATTTTTACGGCGTTCAATTTCACCCCGAAAAAAGTAGCACCGCTGGGGAACAAATTTTAAAAAACTTTTTAAATCTCAAATCTCAATACTAA
- the hisB gene encoding bifunctional histidinol-phosphatase/imidazoleglycerol-phosphate dehydratase HisB, with translation MKKRVLFIDRDGTIIKETVDEQIDGFEKMNFYPKVFTYLGKIAKELDFELVMITNQDGLGTDSFPEETFWPVHNFILKAFENEGVNFSDVLIDRTFPHENADTRKPGIGLLKKYFSEEYDLQNSFVIGDRLTDIELAKNLGTKGIFINDNTNLGATEISIKAEEIQEYITKETNDWKEIYEFLKLEQRVSELQRKTNETDISIKLNLDGSGKSNINTGIAFFDHMLDQLARHGQLDLEITVNGDLEVDEHHTIEDTAIALGEVFNKALGEKLGMERYGFCLPMDDCLAQVAIDFGGRNWLVWDADFKREMIGKMPTEMFYHFFKSFTDGAKANLNIKAEGTNEHHKIEAIFKAFAKVIKMAVKRDAEKMILPSTKGKL, from the coding sequence ATGAAAAAACGCGTATTGTTTATAGACCGTGACGGCACCATCATAAAAGAAACCGTAGATGAGCAAATTGACGGGTTTGAAAAAATGAATTTTTACCCAAAAGTGTTTACTTACTTGGGAAAAATTGCAAAGGAGCTCGATTTTGAATTGGTAATGATTACCAATCAAGATGGTTTGGGAACTGACTCTTTTCCCGAAGAAACCTTTTGGCCCGTGCATAATTTTATACTGAAAGCTTTTGAAAATGAAGGCGTTAATTTTAGTGATGTTTTAATTGATCGTACGTTTCCGCACGAAAATGCTGACACGCGCAAACCGGGGATAGGACTGCTTAAAAAGTATTTTTCAGAAGAATACGATCTTCAAAATTCATTTGTAATTGGCGACAGATTAACGGATATCGAGCTTGCCAAAAACTTAGGCACGAAAGGAATTTTTATTAATGATAATACAAATTTGGGCGCTACGGAAATATCAATAAAAGCTGAAGAAATTCAAGAATACATCACTAAGGAAACTAACGATTGGAAAGAAATTTATGAATTTTTAAAACTTGAGCAACGTGTTTCAGAATTACAGAGAAAAACGAACGAAACTGATATTTCAATAAAATTGAATTTGGACGGCAGTGGAAAAAGTAATATTAACACTGGAATTGCTTTCTTTGACCATATGCTTGACCAATTGGCGAGACACGGCCAATTGGACTTAGAAATTACTGTAAATGGTGATTTGGAAGTGGATGAGCACCACACCATTGAAGATACCGCAATTGCATTGGGCGAAGTTTTCAACAAAGCATTAGGCGAAAAATTAGGAATGGAGCGCTACGGTTTCTGCTTGCCGATGGACGATTGTTTGGCGCAGGTTGCAATAGATTTCGGGGGAAGAAATTGGTTGGTTTGGGACGCGGACTTCAAACGAGAAATGATTGGCAAAATGCCCACGGAAATGTTTTACCATTTTTTTAAAAGTTTTACTGATGGCGCCAAGGCGAATCTGAATATTAAAGCCGAAGGAACCAACGAGCACCACAAGATTGAAGCAATATTTAAAGCATTTGCAAAGGTTATTAAAATGGCGGTAAAACGCGACGCCGAGAAAATGATTTTGCCATCAACAAAAGGGAAATTATAG
- the hisC gene encoding histidinol-phosphate transaminase: protein MAFNINNLIRPNVAKMKPYSSARDEFKDFDSEMIFLDANENPFETNVNRYPDPQQRKLKEILSKQKNIPVNQILLGNGSDEVLDLIFRAFCEPTKDNVITLPPTYGMYGVLANLNDVENREVLLDADFQPDLDEISRTADTRTKILFICSPNNPTGNLIASDCILKLLKTFNGLVVIDEAYIDFANAESWISRLDEFPNLIVTQTLSKAYGLAGIRLGICYASAEIISVLNKIKPPYNINILTQQSAIGQFQHTERIKKNIRSIIAEKKRLLKAIVQVNFIEKIFSTEANFILIKVDDAEKRYAQLLKNGIVVRERSSQPRCENTLRITIGTKTENTELINILKTLNK from the coding sequence ATGGCTTTTAATATAAATAATCTAATTCGCCCAAACGTGGCCAAGATGAAGCCATACAGTTCCGCACGGGATGAGTTTAAGGATTTTGATAGTGAAATGATTTTCCTCGACGCCAATGAAAATCCGTTTGAAACTAACGTAAACCGGTATCCCGATCCGCAGCAGCGAAAGCTAAAGGAAATTCTTTCAAAACAAAAAAACATTCCTGTCAACCAAATTTTATTGGGAAATGGAAGCGATGAAGTGCTCGACCTAATTTTTAGGGCGTTCTGCGAGCCCACTAAAGATAACGTAATAACGTTACCGCCAACCTACGGAATGTACGGCGTTTTGGCAAATTTGAACGATGTTGAAAATAGGGAAGTGCTGCTCGATGCAGATTTTCAGCCCGATTTGGATGAAATTTCAAGAACAGCAGATACACGTACCAAAATTCTATTTATCTGTTCACCCAACAATCCCACGGGTAATTTAATTGCTTCCGATTGTATTTTGAAACTTTTAAAAACCTTCAATGGATTGGTGGTTATCGATGAGGCTTATATAGATTTTGCAAACGCGGAAAGTTGGATTTCGAGATTGGACGAATTCCCTAATTTAATTGTCACACAAACCCTTTCAAAAGCATACGGATTGGCGGGAATCCGTTTGGGAATCTGTTATGCTTCCGCGGAAATAATTTCGGTTTTAAACAAAATAAAACCTCCGTACAATATTAATATACTTACGCAGCAAAGCGCTATTGGGCAATTTCAACATACAGAAAGAATAAAAAAGAATATACGCTCAATAATAGCAGAAAAGAAAAGACTACTTAAAGCTATAGTTCAAGTTAATTTCATTGAAAAAATCTTTTCAACCGAAGCGAATTTCATCTTAATAAAAGTAGATGATGCCGAAAAACGCTACGCACAATTGTTAAAAAACGGCATTGTAGTGCGCGAAAGAAGTTCACAGCCACGTTGTGAAAACACACTGCGTATAACCATTGGTACAAAAACCGAAAACACAGAACTAATCAATATATTAAAAACATTAAATAAATGA
- the hisD gene encoding histidinol dehydrogenase: MKKIYNPTPESWSELLKRPTQTIADVEATVNDIFSEVKSKGDAAVKKYTQLFDGISLVEILVSKEEIAASEKAVSEELKTAINLAKANIEKFHSAQKTERVMVETTEGVNCWQEKRPIQKVGLYIPGGSAPLFSTVLMLAIPANIAGCKEIVLCTPPDKKSKINPAILYTANLCGVTKIFKIGGIQAIGAMTFGTESVPPVYKIFGPGNQFVTVAKQIAIKHGVAIDMPAGPSELLVFADYTANISFVASDLLSQAEHGADSQVVLVTTSKKLLNSVEKEVEKQLKKLPRKAIAEKAIVNSKLILVKNNTEAMKLINAYAPEHFIVISKEEDFFIENIQNAGSVFIGNYTPESAGDYASGTNHTLPTNGYAKQYSGVNLDSFMKSMTFQKISEKGIQNIGKTIELMAEAEGLQAHKNAVTLRLKSLKNNNDE; this comes from the coding sequence ATGAAAAAAATATATAACCCAACACCTGAAAGCTGGAGCGAACTATTAAAACGCCCCACCCAAACCATCGCCGATGTAGAAGCAACGGTAAACGATATTTTTTCTGAAGTAAAATCGAAAGGGGATGCAGCGGTGAAAAAATACACCCAACTTTTTGACGGAATTTCCTTAGTGGAAATATTGGTTTCAAAGGAAGAAATCGCGGCTTCGGAAAAGGCCGTTTCCGAAGAATTAAAAACTGCCATTAATCTTGCTAAAGCAAACATCGAAAAATTCCACAGTGCCCAAAAAACGGAACGTGTTATGGTTGAAACTACGGAGGGAGTTAATTGTTGGCAAGAAAAGAGACCCATCCAAAAAGTTGGACTGTATATTCCCGGAGGTTCAGCCCCTTTGTTTTCCACGGTGTTAATGTTGGCTATTCCTGCAAATATTGCGGGTTGCAAAGAGATTGTTTTATGCACGCCGCCCGATAAAAAAAGCAAAATTAATCCGGCAATTTTATATACCGCAAATCTGTGCGGAGTAACCAAAATTTTTAAAATAGGCGGTATTCAAGCCATTGGTGCAATGACTTTTGGGACAGAAAGCGTTCCTCCGGTTTACAAAATTTTCGGTCCCGGAAACCAATTTGTAACCGTTGCCAAACAAATTGCCATCAAACACGGCGTAGCGATCGATATGCCCGCCGGGCCTTCGGAATTGCTAGTATTTGCTGACTATACGGCCAACATTTCTTTCGTTGCTTCCGATTTGTTGTCGCAGGCCGAACACGGCGCAGATAGTCAAGTTGTTTTAGTTACCACTTCGAAAAAGCTTTTGAATTCAGTGGAAAAGGAGGTTGAGAAACAACTGAAAAAACTGCCACGTAAAGCTATTGCTGAAAAAGCTATCGTAAATTCAAAATTGATTTTGGTTAAAAATAACACGGAAGCAATGAAGCTTATCAACGCCTACGCGCCCGAACACTTTATTGTTATTTCAAAAGAAGAAGATTTTTTTATTGAAAACATACAAAATGCCGGCTCAGTTTTTATTGGAAACTACACGCCAGAGAGCGCTGGCGATTACGCTTCGGGAACCAATCACACCTTACCAACCAACGGCTACGCAAAACAGTACAGCGGTGTAAATCTGGACAGTTTTATGAAAAGTATGACGTTTCAGAAAATTTCAGAAAAGGGAATTCAGAACATTGGTAAAACAATAGAATTAATGGCAGAAGCCGAAGGATTGCAGGCGCACAAAAATGCTGTGACGCTTAGGTTAAAAAGTTTAAAAAATAACAACGACGAATAA
- the hisG gene encoding ATP phosphoribosyltransferase encodes MRKLKIAVQKSGRLHDESLALLKDCGIYIDNGRDQLKASATNFPLEIYYLRNGDIPQYLKDGVVDCAIIGENLLIEKGEEIGIIDRLGFSKCRVSLAVPKTFKYNSIEDFHGKRIATSYPETTRKYLEEKGIEAELHIINGSVEIAPNIGLADAICDIVSSGSTLFKNNLKEVEVILKSEAVLAVSPTISEDAYKTLDKIRFRIQSVLQGRDSRYVLLNAPNDKIDEIIKILPGMKSPTLLPLAEEGWSSIHSVVNRDTFWEVIEELKQAGAEGILVCPIEKMIL; translated from the coding sequence ATGAGAAAACTTAAAATTGCAGTACAAAAATCAGGGCGACTTCACGATGAATCCCTTGCACTGCTCAAGGATTGCGGCATTTACATAGACAATGGTCGCGACCAGTTAAAGGCTTCGGCCACTAATTTTCCTTTGGAAATCTATTACCTGCGCAACGGCGATATTCCGCAATATTTGAAAGATGGGGTGGTAGATTGTGCCATTATAGGCGAGAATCTTTTAATTGAAAAAGGAGAGGAAATTGGAATTATCGATAGATTGGGGTTTTCAAAATGCAGGGTTTCCCTCGCGGTTCCGAAGACTTTTAAATATAATTCCATTGAAGATTTCCACGGAAAACGAATTGCCACTAGTTACCCCGAAACCACCCGAAAATATTTAGAAGAAAAGGGAATTGAAGCCGAACTTCATATTATCAACGGCAGTGTAGAAATTGCGCCCAATATTGGCTTAGCTGATGCAATTTGCGACATTGTGAGCAGCGGTAGCACCCTTTTCAAAAATAATTTAAAGGAGGTGGAAGTAATTTTAAAAAGTGAAGCCGTTCTCGCCGTGTCTCCTACTATTTCCGAAGATGCCTACAAAACTCTCGACAAAATTCGCTTCAGGATTCAATCTGTTTTGCAGGGCCGGGATTCACGTTATGTACTGTTGAATGCGCCCAATGATAAGATTGATGAAATTATTAAAATTTTACCCGGAATGAAAAGTCCCACTTTGCTGCCACTGGCAGAGGAGGGCTGGAGCAGCATTCATTCCGTAGTAAACCGAGATACTTTTTGGGAAGTAATTGAAGAATTGAAACAAGCCGGCGCCGAAGGAATTTTAGTCTGCCCGATTGAAAAAATGATACTTTAA